A genome region from bacterium includes the following:
- a CDS encoding cytochrome c3 family protein has protein sequence MGRRTLLPATALAACLVGVLAARSARAELHVVVPPGNAVLGSTPVTLIGTGAVSNLEVSLNGKRVEGAKQSGKAFTVSVPLVPGENTVLVKSGDESQKIVYTYAPKDQPASVFRYHPPVAEGDCKSCHPQGVGRTFPVSEAKLCNNCHDPKTGGKRLHGPLGTGQCSTCHDPHGSGNPKFLVMNVRALCVQCHAQTNSKTHIEKSGNKRCPECHDPHSSDKQYLLR, from the coding sequence ATGGGACGCCGAACGCTTCTCCCCGCCACCGCCCTGGCCGCCTGCCTCGTCGGCGTCCTGGCTGCCCGCTCGGCGCGCGCCGAGTTGCACGTCGTGGTCCCGCCCGGCAACGCCGTGCTCGGCAGCACCCCGGTGACCCTCATCGGCACGGGGGCGGTCTCGAACCTGGAGGTCTCGCTCAACGGCAAGCGGGTCGAGGGCGCGAAGCAGTCGGGGAAGGCGTTCACGGTGAGCGTGCCGCTCGTGCCCGGCGAGAACACGGTGCTGGTCAAGTCCGGCGACGAGAGCCAGAAGATCGTCTACACCTACGCCCCCAAGGACCAGCCGGCGAGCGTCTTCCGCTACCACCCGCCGGTGGCCGAGGGCGACTGCAAATCCTGCCATCCGCAGGGGGTGGGCCGCACCTTCCCCGTGAGCGAGGCCAAGCTCTGCAACAACTGCCACGACCCCAAGACCGGCGGCAAGCGCCTGCACGGCCCGCTCGGCACCGGCCAGTGCAGCACCTGTCACGACCCGCACGGGTCGGGCAACCCGAAGTTCCTCGTGATGAACGTGCGCGCGCTCTGCGTGCAGTGCCACGCGCAGACGAACAGCAAGACCCACATCGAGAAGAGCGGAAACAAGCGCTGCCCGGAGTGTCACGACCCGCACAGCTCGGACAAGCAGTACCTGCTGCGCTAA
- a CDS encoding tetratricopeptide repeat protein — MNATVTIRRTLHAAAALAGALALALASPAAGFEKVKVGDKLPAFTLKDTAGAEVKVEPGPARVIILFKEGVNTANALKRVGRSWNATKDKGVVYLGIYLGKEAPDKAKALADPEGAAFPILMGTEELYGTLGVKALPTTVWVDKAGTVIHEVNLAPFDLEIETSEYALVALGEKKAEDAELAIRPQEGPVASAEEKEAKKMYGLAMVLMERGMKDKAVAKLQEILKVDPGYCDAHILLGHVYLEDGKVDEAIKEFEYVIKCDPTSNDAKVGLGMAHAKKGDTDKALEFFQAALKLNPKPEKVYYEMGKAYEKKGDLNLAVENYKLALKRLFGNQ; from the coding sequence ATGAATGCCACAGTCACGATCCGCAGGACGCTCCACGCGGCCGCCGCCCTGGCCGGGGCCCTCGCCCTGGCGCTCGCGTCGCCGGCCGCCGGCTTCGAGAAGGTCAAGGTCGGCGACAAGCTGCCGGCCTTCACCCTCAAGGACACCGCGGGCGCCGAGGTCAAGGTCGAGCCGGGCCCGGCGCGGGTGATCATCCTCTTCAAGGAGGGGGTCAACACCGCCAACGCCCTCAAGCGCGTCGGCCGCAGCTGGAATGCGACGAAGGACAAGGGCGTGGTCTACCTGGGCATCTACCTCGGCAAGGAGGCCCCGGACAAGGCCAAGGCCCTCGCCGACCCCGAGGGCGCCGCGTTCCCGATCCTCATGGGCACCGAGGAGCTCTACGGCACCCTCGGCGTCAAGGCGCTGCCGACGACGGTCTGGGTCGACAAGGCCGGGACGGTCATCCACGAGGTGAACCTCGCCCCGTTCGACCTGGAGATCGAGACCAGCGAGTACGCGCTGGTCGCCCTCGGCGAGAAGAAGGCCGAGGACGCCGAGCTGGCCATCCGCCCGCAGGAGGGGCCGGTCGCGAGCGCCGAGGAGAAGGAGGCCAAGAAGATGTACGGCCTCGCCATGGTGCTCATGGAGCGGGGCATGAAGGACAAGGCGGTCGCCAAGCTCCAGGAGATCCTCAAGGTCGACCCCGGTTACTGCGACGCGCACATCCTGCTCGGGCACGTCTACCTCGAGGACGGCAAGGTCGACGAGGCGATCAAGGAGTTCGAGTACGTCATCAAGTGCGACCCGACGAGCAACGACGCCAAGGTCGGCCTCGGCATGGCGCACGCGAAGAAGGGCGACACCGACAAGGCGCTCGAGTTCTTCCAGGCCGCGCTCAAGCTCAACCCGAAGCCCGAGAAGGTCTACTACGAGATGGGCAAGGCCTACGAGAAGAAGGGCGACCTGAACCTGGCCGTCGAGAACTACAAGCTGGCGCTCAAGCGCCTCTTTGGCAACCAGTAG